The Pygocentrus nattereri isolate fPygNat1 chromosome 2, fPygNat1.pri, whole genome shotgun sequence genome has a window encoding:
- the LOC108416351 gene encoding histone H1-like has product MAEAAPAPAAAAPAKALKKKRAAPPKKAGPSVGELIVKAVSQSKERSGVSLAALKKALAAGGYDVDKNKSRVKIAVKSLVTKGTLVQTKGTGASGSFKLNKKQAEPKKKPAKKAAPKAKKAAAKKPAAAKKPKKVAVKKPAAAKKSPKKAKKPAAAKKVAKSPKKAKKPAAPKKAVKSPKKAKAVKPKAAKPKAAKKAPKKK; this is encoded by the coding sequence ATGGCAGAAGCCGCTCCCGCTCCAGCCGCCGCCGCGCCGGCCAAAGCCCTCAAGAAGAAGCGCGCCGCCCCGCCCAAGAAAGCCGGCCCCAGCGTCGGCGAACTCATCGTCAAGGCTGTTTCGCAGTCTAAGGAGAGGAGCGGCGTATCTCTCGCCGCCCTCAAGAAAGCTCTGGCTGCCGGCGGCTACGACGTGGACAAGAACAAGTCCCGCGTCAAGATCGCCGTCAAGAGCCTCGTGACGAAGGGCACTCTGGTGCAGACCAAAGGCACCGGCGCCTCGGGTTCCTTCAAGCTTAACAAGAAACAAGCCGAGCCCAAGAAGAAGCCGGCAAAGAAAGCGGCGCCAAAAGCCAAGAAGGCGGCCGCCAAAAAGCCCGCCGCTGCTAAGAAGCCCAAGAAGGTAGCAGTGAAGAAGCCCGCGGCCGCTAAGAAATCGCCGAAGAAAGCCAAGAAGCCGGCGGCCGCCAAGAAAGTCGCCAAGTCTCCCAAGAAAGCGAAGAAGCCCGCGGCACCGAAGAAGGCGGTCAAGAGCCCGAAGAAAGCGAAGGCGGTCAAACCCAAAGCTGCCAAGCCCAAGGCGGCGAAAAAGGCCCCCAAGAAGAAGTAA
- the LOC108418150 gene encoding histone H2B: protein MPEPAKSAPKKGSKKAVTKTAGKGGKKRRKSRKESYAIYVYKVLKQVHPDTGISSKAMGIMNSFVNDIFERIAGESSRLAHYNKRSTITSREIQTAVRLLLPGELAKHAVSEGTKAVTKYTSSK, encoded by the coding sequence ATGCCTGAACCTGCCAAGTCCGCCCCGAAGAAGGGATCTAAGAAAGCCGTGACCAAGACGGCCGGCAAGGGAGGAAAGAAGCGCAGAAAGTCCAGGAAGGAGAGCTACGCCATCTACGTATACAAAGTGCTGAAGCAGGTCCACCCCGACACCGGCATTTCGTCCAAGGCGATGGGTATCATGAACTCGTTCGTCAACGACATCTTCGAGCGCATCGCCGGTGAGTCGTCCCGTCTGGCTCATTACAACAAACGCTCCACCATCACGTCCAGGGAGATCCAGACCGCCGTGCGCCTGCTTCTTCCCGGCGAGCTGGCCAAGCACGCCGTGTCCGAGGGCACCAAGGCCGTCACCAAGTACACCAGCTCCAAGTAA